In Acaryochloris marina S15, a single genomic region encodes these proteins:
- a CDS encoding DM13 domain-containing protein yields the protein MKRLAFGTLSAFLLATSVIQPSLALESVVQGNANGSSFLVAKKSVISSGQFVTVKKQSTGSAQIISKGGKRYLELSTDFSTGKGPDVKVVLSRQSQVPGSIEEGTYITLAPLQQFQGKQLYEIPSDIDLADYASVALWCKQFNVTFGYAPLS from the coding sequence ATGAAACGTCTTGCTTTTGGAACCTTATCCGCTTTTCTGCTAGCTACTAGCGTCATTCAACCCAGCTTGGCCTTAGAGTCTGTTGTCCAAGGTAATGCGAATGGATCGTCTTTTCTCGTTGCTAAGAAATCGGTCATCTCATCTGGACAGTTTGTCACCGTTAAAAAACAGTCCACGGGTTCTGCTCAAATTATTTCTAAAGGCGGTAAGCGCTATTTGGAATTGAGCACTGATTTTAGTACGGGTAAAGGCCCTGATGTAAAAGTAGTCTTGTCCCGCCAATCCCAGGTTCCCGGCTCCATTGAGGAAGGAACTTATATAACCCTGGCTCCTCTACAACAGTTTCAGGGTAAGCAACTCTATGAAATTCCTAGCGACATTGATTTAGCGGATTATGCATCAGTTGCTCTATGGTGCAAACAGTTTAACGTCACTTTTGGGTATGCTCCCCTCAGTTAA